In Thunnus thynnus chromosome 20, fThuThy2.1, whole genome shotgun sequence, a single window of DNA contains:
- the baiap2l1a gene encoding brain-specific angiogenesis inhibitor 1-associated protein 2-like protein 1a isoform X3, with amino-acid sequence MSRTPDGVSKLTESTYKNVMEQFNPGLRNLVNLGKSYEKSVTAMTLAGKVYFDAVSKIGENATVSPVSRELGVVLMEIAEVQRKVHNELEENFKRFHREVIIELEKKTEMDVKYMNATFKRYQSEHKLKQDSLERSQTDLKKLRRKSQGKHSSKYEIKENEYMETISSRQMDMQKFIADGCREALLEEKRRFCFLADKHCMFSYQISNFHEKAKEMLAVKLPSWQEKCSDITKVPDTVETMIDGLSTTPEQSPLVERYNRNNMDSAVPPPAPPIKAQISPLANMFNQEPRSSLTSSSDKNSDQGSLGEGSLSRSPSLSSGLNMARKPRVRTIFPHTAGNNDTLLSFDDGVIIALLISEEKDGWLYGELEKTRQRGWFPSSYCRPYTEPVISNSSNMGTPVRSLSVASLPEQDEEGPVLLPPPDYSDELPSRPAVTSTPSPQHTVSLVNGTAKAPFLGGGNPFATVKLRPTVTNDRSAPNI; translated from the exons ATGTCTCGCACTCCAGATGGTGTGAGCAAGCTCACTGAAAGTACATACAAG AATGTGATGGAGCAGTTCAACCCAGGCTTGAGGAACCTGGTCAACCTCGGGAAGAGCTATGAGAAGTCAGTCACAG CGATGACCCTTGCTGGAAAGGTCTATTTCGATGCCGTCTCAAAGATAGGAGAGAACGCTACCGTGTCTCCAGTCTCCAGGGAGCTTG GTGTGGTCCTGATGGAGATAGCAGAGGTCCAGAGGAAGGTCCACAATGAACTGGAGGAAAAC ttcAAGAGATTCCACAGAGAGGTCATTATTGAGCtggagaagaagacagaaatggATGTTAAATACATGAAT GCCACCTTCAAGCGCTATCAGTCAGAGCACAAGTTGAAGCAGGACTCCCTGGAGCGCTCTCAGACAGACCTGAAGAAGCTCAGGAGGAAAAGCCAGGGCAAGCACTCATCCAAGTATGAGATCAAAGAGAACGAG TACATGGAGACCATCTCATCGCGCCAGATGGACATGCAGAAGTTCATTGCCGACGGCTGTAGAGAGGCGCTGCTGGAGGAAAAGCGGCGTTTCTGTTTCCTGGCGGACAAACACTGCATGTTCTCCTATCAAATTAGCAACTTCCATGAGAAG GCCAAAGAGATGCTGGCTGTGAAGCTCCCCAGCTGGCAGGAAAAGTGCAGCGACATCACCAAGGTCCCAGACACGGTGGAGACAATGATAGATGGGCTTTCCACCACTCCAGAGCAATCGCCACTTGTTGAACGCTACAACAGG AACAACATGGATTCTGCGGTGCCACCTCCAGCACCGCCAATAAAAGCTCAGATCAGTCCACTAGCCAACATGTTCAACCAAGAGCCTAGATCTTCACTCACCTCCTCTTCAGACAAAAACTCAG ACCAGGGCAGCCTTGGAGAGGGCAGTCTGTCCAGGTCCCCATCCCTATCGTCCGGTCTCAACATGGCCAGGAAGCCACGAGTTAGGACCATCTTTCCCCACACGGCGGGCAACAACGACACACTCCTCAGTTTTGACGACGGCGTCATCATCGCTCTGCTCATCTCAGAGGAGAAGGACGGCTGGCTGTACGGAGAGCTAGAGAAGACACGGCA GCGGGGCTGGTTTCCCTCATCTTACTGCAGACCTTATACTGAGCCTGTGATATCAAATAG CAGCAATATGGGCACGCCGGTGCGTAGTCTGAGTGTGGCCAGTCTCCCAGAGCAGGATGAGGAGGGGCCGGTGTTGCTGCCGCCGCCAGACTACAGCGACGAGCTCCCCTCCCGCCCGGCAGTCACCTCAACACCCTCGCCACAGCACACG GTTTCTTTAGTCAATGGGACCGCAAAGGCTCCTTTTCTAGG AGGAGGGAATCCATTCGCCACGGTCAAGCTGAGACCAACTGTCACGAATGACAGATCAGCACCAAACATCTAA
- the baiap2l1a gene encoding brain-specific angiogenesis inhibitor 1-associated protein 2-like protein 1a isoform X1, with the protein MSRTPDGVSKLTESTYKNVMEQFNPGLRNLVNLGKSYEKSVTAMTLAGKVYFDAVSKIGENATVSPVSRELGVVLMEIAEVQRKVHNELEENFKRFHREVIIELEKKTEMDVKYMNATFKRYQSEHKLKQDSLERSQTDLKKLRRKSQGKHSSKYEIKENEYMETISSRQMDMQKFIADGCREALLEEKRRFCFLADKHCMFSYQISNFHEKAKEMLAVKLPSWQEKCSDITKVPDTVETMIDGLSTTPEQSPLVERYNRNNMDSAVPPPAPPIKAQISPLANMFNQEPRSSLTSSSDKNSDQGSLGEGSLSRSPSLSSGLNMARKPRVRTIFPHTAGNNDTLLSFDDGVIIALLISEEKDGWLYGELEKTRQRGWFPSSYCRPYTEPVISNSSNMGTPVRSLSVASLPEQDEEGPVLLPPPDYSDELPSRPAVTSTPSPQHTQVSLVNGTAKAPFLGGGNPFATVKLRPTVTNDRSAPNI; encoded by the exons ATGTCTCGCACTCCAGATGGTGTGAGCAAGCTCACTGAAAGTACATACAAG AATGTGATGGAGCAGTTCAACCCAGGCTTGAGGAACCTGGTCAACCTCGGGAAGAGCTATGAGAAGTCAGTCACAG CGATGACCCTTGCTGGAAAGGTCTATTTCGATGCCGTCTCAAAGATAGGAGAGAACGCTACCGTGTCTCCAGTCTCCAGGGAGCTTG GTGTGGTCCTGATGGAGATAGCAGAGGTCCAGAGGAAGGTCCACAATGAACTGGAGGAAAAC ttcAAGAGATTCCACAGAGAGGTCATTATTGAGCtggagaagaagacagaaatggATGTTAAATACATGAAT GCCACCTTCAAGCGCTATCAGTCAGAGCACAAGTTGAAGCAGGACTCCCTGGAGCGCTCTCAGACAGACCTGAAGAAGCTCAGGAGGAAAAGCCAGGGCAAGCACTCATCCAAGTATGAGATCAAAGAGAACGAG TACATGGAGACCATCTCATCGCGCCAGATGGACATGCAGAAGTTCATTGCCGACGGCTGTAGAGAGGCGCTGCTGGAGGAAAAGCGGCGTTTCTGTTTCCTGGCGGACAAACACTGCATGTTCTCCTATCAAATTAGCAACTTCCATGAGAAG GCCAAAGAGATGCTGGCTGTGAAGCTCCCCAGCTGGCAGGAAAAGTGCAGCGACATCACCAAGGTCCCAGACACGGTGGAGACAATGATAGATGGGCTTTCCACCACTCCAGAGCAATCGCCACTTGTTGAACGCTACAACAGG AACAACATGGATTCTGCGGTGCCACCTCCAGCACCGCCAATAAAAGCTCAGATCAGTCCACTAGCCAACATGTTCAACCAAGAGCCTAGATCTTCACTCACCTCCTCTTCAGACAAAAACTCAG ACCAGGGCAGCCTTGGAGAGGGCAGTCTGTCCAGGTCCCCATCCCTATCGTCCGGTCTCAACATGGCCAGGAAGCCACGAGTTAGGACCATCTTTCCCCACACGGCGGGCAACAACGACACACTCCTCAGTTTTGACGACGGCGTCATCATCGCTCTGCTCATCTCAGAGGAGAAGGACGGCTGGCTGTACGGAGAGCTAGAGAAGACACGGCA GCGGGGCTGGTTTCCCTCATCTTACTGCAGACCTTATACTGAGCCTGTGATATCAAATAG CAGCAATATGGGCACGCCGGTGCGTAGTCTGAGTGTGGCCAGTCTCCCAGAGCAGGATGAGGAGGGGCCGGTGTTGCTGCCGCCGCCAGACTACAGCGACGAGCTCCCCTCCCGCCCGGCAGTCACCTCAACACCCTCGCCACAGCACACG CAGGTTTCTTTAGTCAATGGGACCGCAAAGGCTCCTTTTCTAGG AGGAGGGAATCCATTCGCCACGGTCAAGCTGAGACCAACTGTCACGAATGACAGATCAGCACCAAACATCTAA
- the baiap2l1a gene encoding brain-specific angiogenesis inhibitor 1-associated protein 2-like protein 1a isoform X2: MSRTPDGVSKLTESTYKNVMEQFNPGLRNLVNLGKSYEKSVTAMTLAGKVYFDAVSKIGENATVSPVSRELGVVLMEIAEVQRKVHNELEENFKRFHREVIIELEKKTEMDVKYMNATFKRYQSEHKLKQDSLERSQTDLKKLRRKSQGKHSSKYEIKENEYMETISSRQMDMQKFIADGCREALLEEKRRFCFLADKHCMFSYQISNFHEKAKEMLAVKLPSWQEKCSDITKVPDTVETMIDGLSTTPEQSPLVERYNRNNMDSAVPPPAPPIKAQISPLANMFNQEPRSSLTSSSDKNSDQGSLGEGSLSRSPSLSSGLNMARKPRVRTIFPHTAGNNDTLLSFDDGVIIALLISEEKDGWLYGELEKTRQRGWFPSSYCRPYTEPVISNSNMGTPVRSLSVASLPEQDEEGPVLLPPPDYSDELPSRPAVTSTPSPQHTQVSLVNGTAKAPFLGGGNPFATVKLRPTVTNDRSAPNI; this comes from the exons ATGTCTCGCACTCCAGATGGTGTGAGCAAGCTCACTGAAAGTACATACAAG AATGTGATGGAGCAGTTCAACCCAGGCTTGAGGAACCTGGTCAACCTCGGGAAGAGCTATGAGAAGTCAGTCACAG CGATGACCCTTGCTGGAAAGGTCTATTTCGATGCCGTCTCAAAGATAGGAGAGAACGCTACCGTGTCTCCAGTCTCCAGGGAGCTTG GTGTGGTCCTGATGGAGATAGCAGAGGTCCAGAGGAAGGTCCACAATGAACTGGAGGAAAAC ttcAAGAGATTCCACAGAGAGGTCATTATTGAGCtggagaagaagacagaaatggATGTTAAATACATGAAT GCCACCTTCAAGCGCTATCAGTCAGAGCACAAGTTGAAGCAGGACTCCCTGGAGCGCTCTCAGACAGACCTGAAGAAGCTCAGGAGGAAAAGCCAGGGCAAGCACTCATCCAAGTATGAGATCAAAGAGAACGAG TACATGGAGACCATCTCATCGCGCCAGATGGACATGCAGAAGTTCATTGCCGACGGCTGTAGAGAGGCGCTGCTGGAGGAAAAGCGGCGTTTCTGTTTCCTGGCGGACAAACACTGCATGTTCTCCTATCAAATTAGCAACTTCCATGAGAAG GCCAAAGAGATGCTGGCTGTGAAGCTCCCCAGCTGGCAGGAAAAGTGCAGCGACATCACCAAGGTCCCAGACACGGTGGAGACAATGATAGATGGGCTTTCCACCACTCCAGAGCAATCGCCACTTGTTGAACGCTACAACAGG AACAACATGGATTCTGCGGTGCCACCTCCAGCACCGCCAATAAAAGCTCAGATCAGTCCACTAGCCAACATGTTCAACCAAGAGCCTAGATCTTCACTCACCTCCTCTTCAGACAAAAACTCAG ACCAGGGCAGCCTTGGAGAGGGCAGTCTGTCCAGGTCCCCATCCCTATCGTCCGGTCTCAACATGGCCAGGAAGCCACGAGTTAGGACCATCTTTCCCCACACGGCGGGCAACAACGACACACTCCTCAGTTTTGACGACGGCGTCATCATCGCTCTGCTCATCTCAGAGGAGAAGGACGGCTGGCTGTACGGAGAGCTAGAGAAGACACGGCA GCGGGGCTGGTTTCCCTCATCTTACTGCAGACCTTATACTGAGCCTGTGATATCAAATAG CAATATGGGCACGCCGGTGCGTAGTCTGAGTGTGGCCAGTCTCCCAGAGCAGGATGAGGAGGGGCCGGTGTTGCTGCCGCCGCCAGACTACAGCGACGAGCTCCCCTCCCGCCCGGCAGTCACCTCAACACCCTCGCCACAGCACACG CAGGTTTCTTTAGTCAATGGGACCGCAAAGGCTCCTTTTCTAGG AGGAGGGAATCCATTCGCCACGGTCAAGCTGAGACCAACTGTCACGAATGACAGATCAGCACCAAACATCTAA
- the tmem130 gene encoding transmembrane protein 130 codes for MERKNVGRILMLLLLAPLGVAKTTDPLTDLENIAGKLVFYQIEGNATYVRDTGELASEVPTETMFELYDPQKNFSTAKFTYTWDLGNGEVIQGTEPVVRYHYANSGNYTLRLKVGVNVTKYTPAITGDYSMDVKVLDAIKHIELKGPSDYEMSQNSSLAIHVDGSPPMWVCWRILPNCKPDRTGGCTLTMLYENTLRLNHTFTSAGVHCLDISVRNDISKFQTSLSLYVRKKNSNSHMFFILSCAAILVATFSFITVIACRPRHQSRSQIAPSGNALFLKNQDSDGQSAILFNFSTADKEEKEPLLMQYGTQYSS; via the exons ATGGAAAG AAAAAATGTTGGACGGATCTTGATGCTTCTCCTCTTGGCTCCCCTGGGTGTGGCAAAGACTACAGACCCTTTGACAGATTTGG aaaacattgcTGGGAAGTTGGTTTTCTATCAGATTGAAGGGAATGCCACCTATGTTAGAGACACAGGAGAACTGGCCTCTGAAGTTCCCACAGAGACCATGTTTGAACTCTACGATCCCCAAAAGAATTTCAGCACAGCAAAGTTCACCTATACGTGGGACCTGGGGAACGG AGAGGTGATCCAGGGGACTGAGCCGGTTGTCCGGTATCATTACGCTAATTCAGGGAACTACACACTGCGGCTGAAAGTAGGAGTCAATGTGACCAAATATACACCTGCAATCACTGGGGATTACTCCATGGATGTTAAAGTGCTCG ATGCCATCAAACACATCGAGCTGAAGGGGCCTTCAGATTATGAGATGTCTCAAAACAGCAGTTTGGCTATTCATGTCGATGGAAG TCCTCCCATGTGGGTGTGCTGGCGTATCCTGCCCAACTGCAAGCCGGACAGGACGGGGGGCTGCACACTGACCATGCTGTATGAAAACACCCTGCGACTGAACCACACCTTCACCTCTGCAGGCGTCCACTGCCTGGACATCAGCGTCCGCAATGACATCAGCAAGTTTCAGACCTCCCTCAGCCTCTATGTCAGGAAAAAAA ATAGCAACTCCCACATGTTCTTCATCCTGTCCTGTGCTGCCATTCTTGTCGCAACCTTCTCTTTCATCACAGTCATTGCCTGTCGCCCTCGTCATCAGAGCAGATCACAG ATTGCACCTTCCGGTAATGCTCTATTCCTGAAGAACCAAGACTCTGATGGTCAAAGCGCTATTCTTTTTAACTTCTCCACCGCAgacaaagaagagaaagagcCACTCCTCATGCAGTATGGGACTCAATACTCCTCTTAA